In Nomascus leucogenys isolate Asia chromosome 3, Asia_NLE_v1, whole genome shotgun sequence, the genomic window ctcggctcattgcaacctgtgcctcctgggttcaagcaattctcttgcctcagcctcctgagtagctggcattacaggcacccacaaccatgcccaggtaatttttgtatttttagtagagacaaggtttcaccatgttggccaggctggccttgaactgctgacctcaggtggtccacgtgcctcagcctcccaaagggctgggattacaggcgtgagccacagcacctggcctcctcTTCAGTCTTAAATGCTACTGTGCAGTCATTATATTTTCACTTGTATATTTGTACAAAATATATACGAGAGACCAAATGTATGTGGATACAGAGAACGTTCTCCCAATAATCTTGTGATCTGTGGACTCCGACAGTGGTGTAGATCTGAACCTCACAGATGAAAGTCCTGATGGCTGACTTTGTCTTTGGTCAAAAGAGGAGGCTGACAAGTGAAAAATCATCCAGGAACTTGCAGTGGGAAGCTCACAGGCCAAGCTGAATCTTCCCTACCAAACACAAGCATCTcctgcaaaaatttttttttttttttttttgagatggggtctcactctgtcacccaggctggagtgcagtggcacgatctcggctcactgcaacctctgcctcccggctttaagcgattctcctgctgcagcctcctgagtagctgggattacaggcatgcacaaccacatgccggctaatttttttgtatttttagtagagacggggtttcagcatgttggtcaggccggtctcgaactcctgccctcctgatcctctcacctcagcctcccgaagtgctaggattacaggtgtgagccaccacacctggccaaaaaatattttaagcagtcAAGATTGCTCAGTGATTGTCACGCAACAAGATATAGAAAGTCTATTCTGTAACTATATTTGAAACCAGAGAGATAACATTCTGCAGTGAAGACCACATTAGTCTCTCAACTTCCTAGATAAATTTACCAGAATAATCATCAAATTGCCCCATTTTAGAGAACTGGCTCCTACTCCTTAAACACGCCTTAAACTGCCCTAGTCAACTCCTACAATGGGCTCCCTATGACACTATCCTATCAAGTTTATCTTCCTGTGTTGTTTGCTCTCCCTTGACGCAATACACCAAATAAACCCAGTCGTGTTGGAATACTCTGTGTGGTCACTGGGTGGCTGCCAACACCTGTGCAAATCTAGGGAGCCCATTTGGAGCCTCCTGCACCTCCATACCCTCAACCCCCTGCTCCAAAATCCTTTGAATTTAGAGTGAAGAAAAATTTCTGATTCCAGGACATCAGAAAGCCAAGCACTTACCAGATGATTAAGTTTGACTTGAAAGGATTAAGCTCAGAGCAGATAATTACTTGGAATGAATTATCTCGGAAAGACCTCCGGGGATTGGACATCCACCCTAAGGTGGATCAAGGGGCGGGTTGTTTGGATTCCTTATTAAGGACAGAGCCTAGGCCCTTCCTCACTTTTCTAAGTCTTTTGCCAACCAGTTTGTTAGACTTTCCCCTATTCTGAATCAGGTGGGAGCAGAGCATGGCCGTGGGAACGAGTGCTCTCAGCAAGGAGCCGTGGTGGACCCTGCCCGAAAACTTTCATTCTCCAATGGTGTTCCACATGGAAGAGGACCAGGAGGAGCTCATCTTCGGTGAGTGGCCTTTGCCGACGTCCGCTCCTtcatctgttctttatttttatttttttgagacagattctcgttcgtgatcttggctcactgcaacgtctgccttttgggttcaagtgattctcctgcttcagtctgcagagtacctgggattacaggcgcctgccaccacgccgaactagtttttttttttttttttttttttgagacttgagacggagtcttgctctgccggccaggctggagtgcagtggcgcgatctcggctcactgcaagctccgcctcccgggttcacgccattctctcacctcagcctccagagtagctgggactacaggcgcccgccaccacgcccggctgattttttgtatttttagtagagatggggtttcaccgtgtgagccaggatggtcttgatctcctgatctcgtgatctgccggcctcggcctcccaaagtgctgggaatacaagcgtgagccaccgcgcccggcctcgtgtttttgtttttttttgtttgtttgttttttgatatggaatctctgtcgcccaggccggagtgcagtggcctgatctccgctcactgcaaattccgccttccgggttcatgccattctcctgctgcagcctcccgagtagctgggactacaggtgccctccaccacgcccggctaatttttcgtatttttagtagagacggggtttcaccatgttagccaggcgtgtgtggaactcctgacctcaactgatctacctgcctcggcctcccaaagtgctgggattacaggcgtgagtcactgcgccaggCCAGCCTCCTTCATCCCCTTCTCGATTTTCaatcttcccctctcctcccaccttcatGAGTCACACATCCCTACCCTCAAGGCCACCTCCTCACTCCCCAAGGACTGGTGGCTGACAGTTTCTCTTCTCACCTCTTGTGCTTACAGGACTTGATGACACATACCTTCGCTGCATTGAGCTGCACAGCCACACCCTTATTCAGCTGGAGAGTTGTTTCACAGCTATGGGCCAGACTCGTGTGACTGTAGTCGGACCACCAATGGCAAAGCAGTGGCTGCTGCTCATGTTCCATTGCGTGGGGAGCCAGTACTCCAAGTGTCACGCTCAAGGTAGCTATCCTTGGCTGAACTGTGGAGGTGGAGGGCTTGATGGTGGAGTTGTGGCTGTGTTGTGTGGCATCTTGGATTCTTGAAGAATCCCTTGTGTGGCTGGGAAATCCAGGTGCTTCCCAGAGTCCATTGGGAAGGgaagggctaatttttgtggcaTGCGATTGCTCAGGGAGGAGAGGGTAGCAGGGAGGAGTAAATGGGTTACCTTGGAAGACCTGGGCTGGGGTGACATCCTCTCTGGAACCTTCCTGGTGGAGTCTGGGCCTACTAAGGGCCCCAGTGATGGGACTCTGGTTCCTCAGCTCCAGGCAATTCTTTTGCAGGTCTGAAGATGCTAGAGCGTGTCCGAAGCCAGCCCCTGACCAATGATGACCTGGTCACCTCCGTTAGCCTGCCACCGTACACCGGAGACTGATCTCCCCTGGGAAGAGGGGATGAGAGGGGAAGTCTTGGCTTCGCTTTTGgtgagaaagacatgaaaaaCACCGAAGGAAGTTTGAATTTGTGGCCAGACCTGCCCCTCTCAGGCCTTCTAGGCATGTGTCTGAGGGAAGTCTCCTGAGTGTAAGAAGTGTTATTGGCAAAGCAATCCAATAAAATAAGCTACCTATGATGCA contains:
- the KHDC1L gene encoding putative KHDC1-like protein, which gives rise to MAVGTSALSKEPWWTLPENFHSPMVFHMEEDQEELIFGLDDTYLRCIELHSHTLIQLESCFTAMGQTRVTVVGPPMAKQWLLLMFHCVGSQYSKCHAQGLKMLERVRSQPLTNDDLVTSVSLPPYTGD